One Tamlana carrageenivorans genomic region harbors:
- a CDS encoding DUF5686 family protein, translating to MLLLFGSTFVEAQSFTEQPQKTSKDTLKKHLLLKSIGTGYFPTKYFNFDLRYLIKFNQYEGIRTGVGGVTNKDFSDKYRLNSYVVYGFKDHRFKYSLGGGMRLIKESNTWLNLSYTDDLQETGSTKYITDDRVFQFFEPRLLNIDLFHKHITTSLTLEHQISDHLLSKVDFAVSNIDPTYDYAYELDNQTYNSFHLSTTIVGFQWSPFSKFKAMPLGTQEVKSGFPKFSFQYTKSFHDVFKGDFNFTKLDFRTIFELGHKKSHMAQVILVSGMAIGDTPLTHLYHAYPNNIRKEQILQRFSVAGLNSFETMYFNEFFSDKFFTCQLKYFIKPFRVTERYRPQVVLITRYALGDMDNIDRHQNVTFDTLNYGYTESGFEINKLLYGFGLSFTYRYGAYYLPTFSDNIAFKFTFNVSF from the coding sequence ATGTTGCTTCTATTTGGCTCTACCTTTGTGGAAGCGCAATCATTTACCGAGCAACCACAAAAAACTTCAAAAGACACATTAAAAAAGCATCTGCTCTTAAAAAGTATTGGCACGGGCTATTTTCCTACCAAATATTTCAATTTTGATTTAAGATACCTCATAAAATTTAATCAATATGAAGGGATTAGAACAGGAGTTGGAGGTGTTACAAATAAGGATTTTTCCGATAAATACCGTTTAAACAGTTATGTAGTCTACGGTTTTAAAGACCACCGCTTTAAATACAGCCTTGGCGGCGGCATGCGCTTAATTAAGGAATCAAACACCTGGTTAAACCTAAGCTATACCGACGACCTACAGGAAACAGGGAGTACAAAGTACATTACCGACGATCGTGTCTTTCAGTTTTTCGAACCCCGATTACTCAACATCGATTTGTTTCATAAACACATCACGACATCCCTAACTTTAGAACATCAAATATCCGATCACCTCTTAAGTAAGGTGGATTTTGCAGTTAGTAACATCGATCCCACTTACGATTACGCTTACGAATTAGACAATCAAACTTATAACAGCTTTCATTTAAGCACGACCATTGTTGGATTTCAGTGGAGCCCCTTTAGTAAATTTAAGGCAATGCCTTTAGGAACACAAGAAGTAAAATCGGGCTTTCCAAAATTTTCATTCCAGTACACCAAAAGTTTTCATGATGTTTTTAAAGGCGATTTTAATTTTACAAAATTAGATTTTAGAACCATTTTTGAGTTGGGTCATAAAAAAAGCCATATGGCACAAGTCATTCTCGTTTCAGGCATGGCTATTGGCGATACACCCCTAACCCATTTATACCACGCTTACCCCAACAATATTAGAAAGGAACAGATTCTGCAACGCTTTTCAGTTGCTGGTTTAAATAGTTTTGAAACCATGTATTTCAATGAATTCTTTTCAGATAAATTTTTCACATGTCAATTAAAATACTTCATCAAACCTTTTCGGGTTACAGAACGTTATAGACCTCAAGTTGTATTAATAACCCGTTATGCATTGGGCGATATGGACAACATTGACCGGCATCAAAACGTTACTTTTGACACTTTAAATTACGGCTATACCGAATCTGGTTTTGAAATCAACAAACTACTTTACGGCTTTGGTTTAAGTTTTACTTACCGCTATGGCGCCTATTACCTCCCTACATTTAGCGACAACATTGCTTTTAAATTCACATTTAACGTCTCATTTTAA
- the tsf gene encoding translation elongation factor Ts, translated as MSTTVKVTAAEVNKLRQATGAGMMDCKKALVEAEGNFDKAIEVLRKKGQKVAEKRADRDSSEGAAVAKINADQTAGVAIVLGCETDFVGKNENFLALANQLADIALNTTSKEAFLAADFGGMTVAEKLVEQTGVIGEKLDITSFEKLEAAYVGTYVHINKIAALVGLTAKVDNAETLVKDVAMQVASMGATSLSYKDFDPAYVASETEARIAVIEKDNIELGRLGKTLKNVPQYISMQQLTPEVLAAAEEAAKAELAAEGKPEKIWGNILPGKMQRFISDNTTLDQEQCLLDQKFIKDEKKTVAEYVSSYGEVAISGFKRASVG; from the coding sequence ATGAGTACTACAGTAAAAGTAACAGCGGCTGAAGTTAACAAATTAAGACAAGCAACTGGTGCAGGAATGATGGACTGCAAAAAAGCTTTAGTTGAAGCTGAAGGTAACTTTGATAAAGCAATCGAAGTTTTACGTAAAAAAGGACAAAAAGTAGCAGAAAAAAGAGCCGACAGAGATTCTTCTGAAGGTGCTGCTGTAGCTAAAATTAATGCAGACCAAACTGCTGGTGTTGCTATTGTTTTAGGTTGTGAAACTGATTTTGTTGGTAAAAACGAAAACTTTTTAGCGTTAGCAAACCAATTAGCTGATATCGCTTTAAATACAACTTCTAAAGAAGCATTTTTAGCTGCCGATTTTGGTGGTATGACTGTTGCAGAAAAATTAGTTGAGCAAACTGGTGTTATTGGTGAAAAACTAGACATCACTTCTTTTGAAAAATTAGAAGCTGCTTATGTTGGTACTTACGTACATATTAACAAAATTGCTGCTTTAGTAGGTTTAACTGCAAAAGTTGATAACGCTGAAACTTTAGTTAAAGATGTAGCGATGCAAGTAGCTTCTATGGGAGCAACTTCATTATCTTACAAAGATTTTGATCCTGCTTATGTAGCTTCTGAAACTGAAGCTAGAATCGCCGTTATCGAAAAAGATAATATCGAATTAGGTCGTTTAGGAAAAACGCTTAAAAACGTACCTCAGTACATCTCTATGCAACAATTAACTCCTGAAGTTCTTGCTGCTGCTGAAGAAGCTGCAAAAGCTGAGTTAGCTGCTGAAGGGAAACCAGAGAAAATTTGGGGTAACATCTTACCAGGTAAAATGCAACGTTTTATCTCTGATAACACCACTTTAGATCAAGAGCAGTGTTTATTAGATCAAAAATTCATTAAAGATGAAAAGAAAACTGTAGCTGAATATGTTTCTTCTTACGGTGAAGTTGCCATCTCTGGATTTAAACGTGCTTCTGTAGGATAA
- the frr gene encoding ribosome recycling factor, producing the protein MDEDIKFILDSTKEAMENAITHLEKQFVNIRAGKASPAMLGSVMVDYYGSQTPLSQVANVNTPDGRTITVQPWEKNMLQEIERGIAYSNLGFNPMNNGETIIINVPPLTEERRKDLAKQAKAEAEDAKVSIRSARKEANNDLKKNDDISEDLKKNAEIDVQQLTDKYVKKVDEVFENKEKEIMTV; encoded by the coding sequence ATGGACGAAGACATTAAATTTATATTAGACAGTACTAAAGAGGCAATGGAAAATGCCATTACTCATTTAGAAAAACAATTTGTAAACATTAGAGCTGGTAAAGCGAGTCCTGCCATGTTAGGTAGTGTGATGGTCGATTACTACGGTTCGCAAACACCTTTAAGCCAAGTAGCCAACGTAAATACACCAGACGGAAGAACCATTACAGTACAGCCATGGGAAAAAAACATGTTGCAAGAAATTGAGCGTGGTATTGCTTATTCTAATCTTGGTTTTAATCCTATGAATAATGGCGAAACCATCATTATAAACGTACCACCATTAACGGAAGAGCGTCGTAAAGATTTAGCTAAACAAGCCAAAGCTGAAGCCGAAGATGCTAAAGTAAGTATTAGATCGGCGCGTAAAGAAGCCAATAACGATCTTAAGAAAAACGACGACATTTCGGAAGATTTAAAAAAGAATGCCGAAATAGATGTACAACAATTAACTGATAAATACGTTAAAAAAGTTGACGAGGTCTTCGAGAATAAAGAAAAAGAAATCATGACCGTATAA
- the rpsI gene encoding 30S ribosomal protein S9 produces MEVIHKIGRRKTAVARAYVSAGSGNITINKKDLTNYFTTATLQYKVKQPLVLTNNDSNFDITVNVYGGGITGQAEAVRLAISRAMCEVDAENRLTLKPEGLLTRDPRMVERKKFGQKKARKKFQFSKR; encoded by the coding sequence ATGGAAGTAATTCACAAAATCGGCCGTAGAAAGACGGCTGTTGCTCGTGCTTATGTTTCTGCGGGAAGCGGTAACATTACGATTAACAAAAAAGACTTAACTAACTACTTTACTACAGCTACATTACAGTACAAAGTAAAGCAGCCTTTAGTTTTGACTAACAATGACAGCAACTTTGATATTACAGTAAATGTATATGGAGGTGGTATTACTGGACAAGCAGAAGCTGTTCGTTTAGCAATTTCTCGCGCTATGTGTGAGGTTGATGCTGAGAACAGATTAACACTTAAGCCAGAAGGTTTATTAACTAGAGATCCAAGAATGGTAGAGCGTAAGAAATTCGGTCAGAAGAAAGCGCGTAAGAAATTCCAATTCTCGAAACGTTAA
- the rpsB gene encoding 30S ribosomal protein S2 yields the protein MAVEVKELLEAGVHFGHLTRKWDPNMAPYVYMERNGIHIINLYKTAAKIEEAGAALAKIAASGRKILFVATKKQAKDIVAEKAGDINMPYITERWPGGMLTNFVTIRKAVKKMASIDRMKKDGTFMTLSKKERLQVDRLRAKLEKNLGSITDMTRLPGALFVVDIKREHIAIKEAQKLNIPIFAMVDTNSDPRQVDYVIPANDDASKSIDKILSHVSSAIAGGLAERKAEKDASAKDDAPKAKAAPKAKATAEEEE from the coding sequence ATGGCAGTAGAAGTAAAAGAATTACTTGAAGCAGGTGTACATTTCGGACACCTTACACGTAAGTGGGATCCAAACATGGCGCCTTACGTATACATGGAGCGTAACGGCATCCACATTATTAACCTATACAAAACAGCGGCTAAAATTGAAGAAGCTGGTGCAGCACTTGCTAAAATTGCAGCATCTGGTCGTAAAATTTTATTCGTTGCAACAAAAAAGCAAGCTAAAGATATCGTAGCTGAAAAAGCTGGAGACATTAACATGCCTTACATCACTGAAAGATGGCCAGGTGGTATGTTAACTAACTTCGTAACTATTAGAAAAGCTGTTAAGAAAATGGCTTCTATCGATAGAATGAAGAAAGACGGTACTTTCATGACTTTATCTAAAAAAGAGCGTTTACAAGTTGATCGTTTAAGAGCTAAGTTAGAGAAAAACTTAGGTTCTATTACCGATATGACGCGTTTACCAGGTGCTTTATTTGTTGTTGATATTAAGCGTGAGCATATCGCGATTAAAGAAGCTCAAAAATTAAACATTCCAATTTTTGCAATGGTTGATACCAACTCTGACCCACGTCAAGTTGATTATGTAATTCCTGCAAATGATGACGCTTCTAAATCGATAGATAAAATTTTATCTCACGTATCATCTGCAATCGCAGGAGGTTTAGCAGAACGCAAAGCAGAGAAAGATGCTTCAGCTAAGGACGATGCGCCTAAAGCTAAAGCAGCACCTAAAGCTAAAGCAACTGCTGAAGAAGAAGAATAA
- the rplM gene encoding 50S ribosomal protein L13: MDTLSYKTISANKATADKQWVVVDAEGQALGRLASKVAKLLRGKHKPNFTPHVDCGDNVIIINAEKITLSGNKWNDKTYIRHTGYPGGQRSLTATELYGKDPARVVEKSVKGMLPKNKLGANLFRNLTVVVGSEHAHAAQKPKTINLNEFK; encoded by the coding sequence GTGGACACATTAAGCTACAAAACGATTTCAGCAAACAAAGCTACTGCAGATAAGCAGTGGGTAGTTGTTGATGCTGAAGGTCAAGCGCTTGGACGTTTAGCTTCTAAAGTTGCAAAACTTTTAAGAGGTAAACACAAGCCTAACTTCACACCTCACGTGGATTGCGGAGATAATGTAATCATTATCAATGCTGAAAAAATCACGTTATCTGGTAACAAATGGAACGACAAAACGTACATTCGTCACACAGGATACCCAGGTGGTCAAAGAAGTTTAACTGCTACAGAATTGTACGGAAAAGATCCTGCAAGAGTAGTAGAGAAATCAGTTAAAGGAATGTTACCTAAAAACAAATTAGGTGCAAATTTATTCCGTAATCTAACAGTTGTTGTTGGTTCAGAACATGCTCATGCAGCACAAAAGCCAAAAACAATTAACTTAAACGAATTCAAGTAA
- the pyrH gene encoding UMP kinase, translated as MKYKRILLKLSGEALMGNRQYGIDPDRLAEYAQDIKTITDKGVEVAIVIGGGNIFRGVAGASKGMDRVQGDHMGMLATVINGLALQGALEDVDIPTRLQSAIKINEVAEPFIRRKAIRHLEKGRVVIFGGGTGNPYFTTDSAAVLRAIEIEADVILKGTRVDGIYNADPEKDKTAVKFNSITFDDVLRKGLKVMDTTAFTLSQENELPIIVFDMNTTGNLLKVVSGENIGTVVNI; from the coding sequence ATGAAATACAAAAGAATACTCCTAAAACTCTCAGGTGAAGCCTTAATGGGAAATCGCCAATACGGCATCGACCCAGATCGTTTAGCAGAATATGCTCAAGATATTAAAACCATTACCGACAAAGGTGTGGAAGTTGCCATTGTAATTGGTGGTGGCAATATATTTAGAGGTGTTGCTGGAGCAAGTAAAGGTATGGATCGTGTACAAGGGGACCATATGGGCATGTTAGCCACAGTTATTAATGGCTTGGCTTTACAAGGGGCTTTAGAAGATGTAGACATTCCTACACGATTACAATCGGCTATAAAAATTAACGAGGTTGCCGAACCGTTTATTCGTAGAAAAGCCATTCGTCACCTTGAAAAGGGACGCGTTGTTATTTTTGGAGGTGGTACAGGGAATCCTTATTTTACAACCGATTCTGCAGCCGTTTTAAGAGCTATTGAAATTGAAGCGGATGTTATTTTAAAAGGAACACGTGTAGATGGTATTTACAATGCAGATCCTGAAAAAGATAAAACAGCCGTTAAATTTAACAGCATCACTTTTGATGATGTGTTACGTAAAGGCCTTAAAGTTATGGATACAACAGCCTTTACCTTAAGCCAAGAAAACGAATTACCAATTATTGTTTTTGATATGAATACCACAGGCAACTTACTTAAAGTTGTTTCTGGCGAAAATATTGGAACCGTTGTTAACATATAA